A section of the Hippea sp. KM1 genome encodes:
- a CDS encoding phosphate-starvation-inducible PsiE family protein produces the protein MKVDLVKKAMDFILYILSILILVIILFYLLKLIFDLKDIIFAFPPPNKTMSRAVEEVLNLFVLIEFFRGTISYFDFERIKLSYIADAAIVFVLREVMIATFYHELNFKMAIAYSVVILAIIGLRTLTIIYTPDMNKPIRVRKIKQER, from the coding sequence ATGAAAGTAGATTTAGTCAAGAAGGCAATGGATTTTATCCTATACATACTCTCCATACTTATCCTTGTTATAATACTCTTTTACCTGCTTAAGCTTATATTTGACCTAAAAGACATCATATTTGCGTTTCCGCCGCCCAATAAGACCATGTCCAGAGCCGTTGAGGAGGTGCTCAATCTGTTTGTATTGATAGAGTTCTTCAGGGGCACCATATCCTATTTCGATTTTGAAAGGATAAAGCTGTCATACATAGCCGATGCAGCGATCGTTTTTGTCTTAAGGGAGGTTATGATTGCCACATTCTATCATGAATTGAACTTCAAGATGGCCATAGCATACTCGGTTGTCATCTTGGCTATCATAGGCCTAAGGACATTGACGATAATATACACACCCGATATGAATAAGCCGATAAGGGTTAGAAAAATAAAGCAGGAGAGGTAA
- a CDS encoding HD domain-containing phosphohydrolase, producing the protein MNKQDQFLKIIEVLHSCVHCKMGWQPILKEIAAFFGADAAFFAEVVDDRIVECYCSDEELGRCKIPDTSIAAKTIKQNDTIVVSNYQQSEFADEFWVKKDVKCVASTPVSFEDRVFGALLLVRLKEQKRFTARQLELLKAIARVMSFSLYYDSKLKATDTILSLMLKEFEFFYNQRLPHYFNKEELKEWVSSYLENILNITRARAVGFVFPDENIYAVVSRDGEGVRCIFYTDNTEAKDWILYRMWENSIGEVVEATQLEKYNLKPSGLFKSFQIKSALFVPVRYNDKVIVAMGFGFGQNINIDHDFKLALQNSAAHLAFMLVAAKNLSILNDRLADTEESFLESFILMMEARDSYTKGHSKRVALYAKAMAKELGWSAKDQDMIYLAGILHDIGKIGIPDNILLKPGKLTPNEYRIIKNHAEFSYQIIKNIKKFDSIAYFVRYHHERCDGSGYPKGLVCDEIPIGARILAIADVFDAITSTRPYRKKLSVDRALEVLVEMEKGLDQNIVGRVLDVLRQTYYDIESYQEKREFVPEEIEEIRKRIFTTDYMTGLLRRKQFIERVSKFIEDNKKFWVFYFDIKNLSYINYSYSMDIGDKIIIYTAEALKSMKEVRFLARVEPDAFYFVYDDEIEPAVFSVEVKKRVKDFVIDKLSEEEFFMSSWKRIINYYVSFSEFIPGKTVEEMMYECKQKKKEFEEMFL; encoded by the coding sequence ATGAATAAGCAGGATCAATTTTTAAAAATCATAGAGGTTCTTCATAGCTGTGTCCATTGCAAGATGGGCTGGCAGCCCATATTAAAGGAGATTGCAGCCTTTTTTGGGGCAGATGCTGCCTTCTTTGCCGAGGTTGTGGATGACAGGATAGTTGAGTGCTATTGCTCAGATGAGGAGCTTGGGCGGTGCAAAATACCCGATACATCCATAGCTGCAAAGACTATTAAACAGAACGATACTATAGTTGTCTCTAATTACCAGCAGAGTGAGTTTGCCGATGAGTTTTGGGTAAAGAAGGATGTGAAATGTGTTGCAAGCACGCCCGTTTCCTTTGAGGATAGGGTATTTGGTGCTTTATTGCTGGTCAGGCTTAAGGAGCAGAAGAGGTTTACCGCAAGGCAACTTGAGCTTCTAAAGGCCATAGCCAGGGTAATGTCCTTTTCTTTGTATTACGACTCAAAGCTCAAGGCGACAGATACCATACTCTCCTTGATGCTGAAGGAGTTTGAGTTTTTTTACAACCAGCGGCTGCCGCACTATTTTAACAAGGAGGAGCTTAAGGAGTGGGTCTCCTCTTACCTTGAAAACATACTCAACATAACACGGGCCAGGGCCGTGGGTTTTGTTTTCCCCGATGAGAATATATATGCCGTTGTAAGCAGGGACGGTGAGGGGGTTAGGTGTATATTTTATACCGATAATACCGAGGCTAAGGATTGGATACTATACAGGATGTGGGAGAACTCCATTGGCGAGGTGGTGGAGGCCACGCAGCTTGAGAAATACAACCTTAAACCTTCGGGGTTGTTTAAGAGCTTTCAGATTAAATCTGCCCTCTTTGTTCCTGTAAGATACAACGATAAGGTTATTGTGGCTATGGGCTTTGGCTTTGGCCAGAACATAAACATAGACCACGATTTCAAATTGGCCCTGCAGAACTCAGCTGCCCATCTGGCCTTTATGTTGGTTGCGGCAAAGAATTTATCCATATTGAACGATAGGCTGGCCGATACGGAGGAGAGCTTCTTAGAATCCTTTATATTGATGATGGAGGCAAGGGACTCATACACCAAGGGCCATTCAAAGAGGGTTGCTTTGTATGCTAAGGCCATGGCAAAAGAGTTGGGCTGGTCTGCGAAGGACCAGGATATGATATATTTAGCCGGCATACTTCACGATATAGGCAAGATCGGTATACCGGATAACATACTCTTAAAGCCTGGAAAGCTCACGCCCAACGAATACAGGATCATAAAGAACCACGCCGAGTTTTCATACCAGATAATAAAGAACATAAAGAAGTTTGACAGTATAGCCTATTTTGTTAGGTATCATCACGAGCGGTGCGACGGTAGCGGTTATCCCAAGGGCTTGGTCTGCGATGAGATACCGATAGGCGCAAGGATCTTGGCTATAGCCGATGTGTTTGATGCCATAACATCGACAAGGCCATACAGAAAGAAGCTGTCGGTCGATAGGGCCTTGGAGGTCTTGGTCGAGATGGAAAAGGGACTGGATCAAAACATCGTGGGCAGGGTATTGGATGTTTTGAGACAGACCTATTACGATATAGAGAGCTATCAGGAGAAGAGGGAGTTTGTGCCTGAGGAGATAGAGGAGATCAGAAAGAGGATCTTCACCACCGATTACATGACAGGCCTTCTAAGGAGAAAGCAGTTTATAGAGAGGGTTTCTAAGTTTATAGAGGACAACAAAAAATTCTGGGTGTTTTACTTTGACATAAAGAACCTAAGCTATATCAATTACAGCTATTCCATGGATATAGGCGATAAGATCATCATATACACAGCCGAGGCCTTAAAGTCGATGAAAGAGGTGAGGTTTTTGGCAAGGGTCGAGCCGGATGCCTTCTATTTTGTCTATGATGATGAGATAGAGCCCGCTGTGTTTAGTGTTGAGGTGAAGAAGAGGGTTAAGGATTTTGTCATAGATAAACTATCTGAGGAAGAGTTCTTTATGAGCAGCTGGAAGAGGATCATAAATTACTATGTGTCGTTTTCTGAGTTCATACCGGGTAAGACCGTTGAGGAGATGATGTATGAGTGTAAACAGAAGAAAAAGGAATTTGAGGAGATGTTTCTATGA
- a CDS encoding proline--tRNA ligase translates to MRYSESFIYTLKEDQKEAAIVSHNLLLRGGFILKLASGIYNYLPLGLRVIKKVSDIVREEMNKAGAQEILMAAIQPAELWKESGRWNDYGKELLRIKDRGDRDFVFGPTHEEVVTDIVRRFVKSYKQMPLNLYQIQTKFRDELRPRFGLMRGREFIMKDAYSFDKDEAGMDVSYEKMSVAYHNIFRRCGLAFRSVEADTGSIGGKDSEEFMVLSQTGEDEIVVCDSCNYASNVERAASIVEDEPGEEMQLKKVATPNKQTIKDVCDFLGSDPAFSAKALVYKNEKGEVFCFFIEGDDELNLIKAMRATGSVELEMVSDDELEKLGLAKGYIGPVDFPGKGVKVLCDERIKNRNNLVVGANEEGYHLTGAKFGRDFECPTADLRLVKEGELCPKCKKGRLKKVRGIEVGHIFKLGQKYSKAMNATFLDENGKSVPYYMGCYGIGIGRTAQAAIEQNHDEYGIIWPISIAPFEIEIVSLDTRNKELVAFCDALYEKAKQEGLDVLYDDRDERAGIKLNDMDLIGIPIRVIVGKKAFEKGEVEVSLRRNRKKQTVEKDRVLQKIKELRDMLYKEIEEGKNG, encoded by the coding sequence ATGCGTTATTCTGAATCGTTTATATACACGCTGAAGGAGGATCAGAAAGAGGCTGCGATAGTCAGCCACAATCTGCTTTTAAGGGGTGGTTTTATATTAAAACTCGCAAGCGGTATATACAACTATCTCCCACTTGGCCTTAGGGTTATAAAGAAGGTTTCTGATATTGTAAGGGAGGAGATGAATAAAGCCGGAGCCCAAGAGATCCTCATGGCTGCAATCCAGCCTGCGGAGTTGTGGAAGGAGTCCGGCAGGTGGAACGATTACGGCAAGGAGCTTTTGCGTATAAAGGACAGGGGCGATAGGGATTTTGTTTTTGGCCCGACGCATGAGGAGGTTGTCACCGATATAGTCAGGCGCTTTGTGAAGAGCTATAAGCAGATGCCTTTGAATCTATATCAGATTCAGACGAAGTTCAGGGATGAGTTGCGCCCCAGATTCGGCCTTATGCGTGGCAGGGAATTCATAATGAAGGATGCATACAGCTTTGATAAGGACGAGGCCGGAATGGATGTAAGCTATGAAAAGATGAGTGTGGCCTATCACAATATATTCAGGCGTTGCGGATTGGCCTTCAGAAGCGTTGAGGCCGATACCGGTTCTATCGGGGGCAAGGACTCTGAGGAGTTTATGGTTTTAAGCCAGACCGGTGAGGATGAGATAGTGGTTTGCGACAGCTGCAATTATGCCTCCAATGTGGAGAGGGCAGCAAGCATAGTGGAGGATGAGCCTGGTGAGGAGATGCAGCTAAAAAAGGTGGCAACACCAAATAAGCAGACGATTAAGGATGTCTGCGATTTTTTGGGCTCAGACCCGGCCTTTTCGGCCAAGGCCTTAGTTTACAAGAACGAGAAGGGCGAGGTGTTCTGCTTCTTTATTGAGGGTGATGATGAGTTGAACCTAATCAAGGCCATGAGGGCAACGGGCAGCGTTGAGCTTGAGATGGTTAGCGATGATGAGCTTGAAAAACTCGGCCTTGCCAAGGGCTATATAGGACCTGTGGATTTTCCAGGCAAGGGCGTTAAGGTGTTGTGCGATGAAAGGATAAAAAACAGAAACAACCTCGTTGTGGGTGCTAATGAGGAGGGTTATCATTTAACGGGCGCTAAATTCGGCAGGGATTTTGAATGCCCAACGGCCGATCTGAGGCTTGTAAAGGAAGGTGAGCTGTGTCCAAAATGCAAAAAGGGAAGATTGAAGAAGGTTAGGGGCATAGAGGTTGGGCATATATTCAAGCTCGGCCAGAAATACTCAAAGGCGATGAATGCCACATTCTTAGATGAAAACGGCAAGAGCGTTCCTTATTATATGGGGTGTTATGGCATAGGCATAGGAAGGACAGCCCAGGCTGCGATTGAGCAGAACCACGACGAATACGGCATAATCTGGCCTATCTCCATTGCGCCGTTTGAGATAGAGATCGTCTCGCTCGATACTCGAAATAAGGAGTTGGTTGCCTTCTGTGATGCCCTGTATGAGAAGGCAAAACAGGAGGGTCTTGATGTTTTGTATGATGATAGGGATGAGCGTGCGGGAATTAAATTAAACGATATGGACTTGATTGGGATACCCATCAGGGTTATAGTTGGTAAGAAGGCCTTTGAAAAAGGAGAGGTTGAGGTCTCCTTACGCAGGAATAGGAAGAAGCAGACCGTTGAGAAGGATAGGGTTCTTCAGAAGATAAAGGAGCTTAGGGATATGCTCTATAAGGAGATAGAGGAGGGTAAGAATGGATAA
- a CDS encoding molybdopterin-dependent oxidoreductase: MISLNRRDFLKLSSLVGGGLLFFKPSAKAGLYTPHYEKPKGEIKYYPNICSFCSTACDIKVRTRVDGDFKKPQKIDGNPNSTLNRGRICARGQSGIRTVYNPDRIKYPLIRVEGSKRGEWKFRKATWKEVEEYIRKKVQEHNIQPHEFAIFAGQRACAYERLGAFAFLASIGSPNMIGSPMQQCVMAEHAGTNATVGTMTSHDEILVDMDNTKVMLVVGSNAALTGISVSRAVRFAEGKRNGMKVIVVDPRMSETVSKADKWIPAKPGTNMPFLMAVLRLIIKNEWYEEEFLRRYTTAPFLVFDNNGTPEAFGQNTNPEALPFAEKYYVYDEISEQVVEVEGFTNDNIGNRKIKPALFAPKGLTFQGKPAKTAFDYLWEAVKDATPEWAAKLCDIPAKDIEETAEMLGTIRPANVYLGWMDGRYEDVVQARKTAAIINVLIGGVDRVGGWIYTPELREGMERFHKAYESGQLKNPMNLLMATAMAPGLLGMVGKLEGMMYSGKFPLFRGYPHFSRAYFEYRAKKEGKKGIPFSLFTNAGFQEAVEGKLTWNGKPYQIKFAYIYSTNPLKDYYGYKSWVKTFTNPNLKLVVVDEILPSDMAAYADVILPDKTYLEKYSTIMPDGPNSDMAIRMRFPSVSQIGDVKGGDEVYCMLSNAIAGKRGGDYFSAAMIVSQFTGWNMKTVTKEYALAWRGKKPLYKANRDIALSEVSKKLGMTSKQLEKALEEKGVLVLKKKEELMEEAGMPYKVPVPTFSGRVEIYSTLFAHFNHVYGVDPHWDPILKFIPFEYKKGAGLDYKPTGNEFFFAFGKVPEMTYLTTADNPLLHALVERHKEENYGFWMNPKAAARLGLKEGDKIEVENTVSGQKVKSFVHITEGIREDTVYVMSDFGVQNKKLTYAAGKGVDLGRLIPYRLGPVTASAMSCQFTVKIRKI, encoded by the coding sequence ATGATCTCGTTGAATAGAAGAGACTTCTTGAAGCTCTCCTCTTTGGTTGGTGGCGGTTTGCTCTTTTTTAAGCCGTCTGCCAAAGCCGGTCTTTACACACCCCACTATGAGAAGCCGAAGGGTGAGATTAAGTATTACCCCAACATCTGTAGCTTCTGCTCCACGGCTTGCGACATTAAGGTTAGAACGAGGGTTGATGGGGATTTTAAGAAACCGCAGAAGATCGATGGAAACCCCAACTCCACACTCAATAGGGGCAGGATCTGCGCAAGGGGTCAGTCTGGAATTAGAACTGTTTACAATCCCGACAGGATTAAATACCCACTTATAAGGGTTGAGGGTTCAAAGAGGGGCGAGTGGAAATTCAGAAAGGCCACCTGGAAAGAGGTGGAGGAGTACATCAGGAAGAAGGTTCAGGAACACAACATACAGCCCCATGAATTTGCCATCTTTGCAGGTCAGAGGGCCTGTGCTTATGAAAGATTGGGTGCGTTCGCTTTCTTGGCATCCATTGGTTCTCCAAACATGATTGGCTCCCCTATGCAGCAGTGCGTTATGGCTGAGCATGCCGGAACCAATGCAACCGTTGGAACCATGACATCCCACGACGAGATTCTGGTGGATATGGACAACACTAAGGTCATGTTGGTCGTGGGTAGCAACGCTGCTTTAACCGGTATCTCTGTTTCAAGGGCTGTCAGATTTGCTGAAGGTAAAAGAAATGGAATGAAGGTCATCGTTGTTGACCCGAGGATGAGCGAGACTGTATCTAAGGCCGATAAATGGATTCCTGCAAAACCCGGAACAAACATGCCGTTCTTGATGGCCGTTTTGAGGCTTATCATCAAGAATGAGTGGTATGAAGAGGAGTTCTTAAGAAGGTATACAACGGCACCGTTCCTTGTATTTGACAACAACGGCACACCCGAGGCGTTCGGCCAGAATACCAATCCTGAGGCATTGCCGTTTGCCGAGAAATACTATGTATATGATGAGATCTCCGAGCAGGTTGTTGAGGTTGAGGGCTTCACAAATGATAATATAGGCAATAGAAAGATAAAGCCAGCTCTCTTTGCACCAAAGGGCTTAACTTTCCAGGGTAAGCCAGCCAAAACCGCCTTCGATTACCTGTGGGAGGCTGTTAAGGATGCAACACCAGAGTGGGCTGCAAAGCTGTGCGATATACCCGCAAAGGATATAGAAGAGACAGCTGAGATGTTGGGCACAATCAGGCCTGCAAATGTCTATCTTGGATGGATGGACGGAAGGTATGAGGATGTTGTTCAGGCAAGGAAGACCGCAGCCATCATAAATGTGTTAATCGGAGGCGTTGATAGGGTTGGCGGTTGGATCTATACGCCTGAATTAAGAGAGGGTATGGAGAGGTTCCACAAGGCCTATGAGTCCGGTCAGCTTAAAAACCCCATGAATCTATTGATGGCAACAGCTATGGCTCCGGGCTTGCTTGGAATGGTAGGCAAGCTTGAGGGTATGATGTATTCAGGTAAATTCCCTCTATTCAGAGGATACCCCCATTTCTCCAGGGCCTATTTTGAATACAGGGCAAAGAAGGAAGGTAAGAAGGGTATACCGTTCTCACTCTTTACAAACGCTGGATTCCAGGAGGCGGTTGAGGGTAAGCTAACCTGGAACGGTAAACCCTATCAGATAAAGTTTGCATACATCTATTCTACAAATCCGTTGAAGGATTACTATGGATATAAAAGCTGGGTAAAGACATTCACAAACCCCAACCTGAAGTTGGTCGTTGTGGATGAGATTTTGCCGTCCGATATGGCAGCATACGCCGATGTTATACTGCCGGATAAGACATACCTTGAAAAATACAGCACGATCATGCCAGATGGGCCCAACAGCGACATGGCCATAAGAATGAGATTCCCAAGCGTCAGCCAGATCGGCGATGTTAAGGGTGGCGATGAGGTATATTGCATGCTCTCCAATGCCATCGCAGGCAAAAGAGGCGGTGATTATTTCTCAGCAGCCATGATAGTAAGCCAGTTCACCGGCTGGAATATGAAGACTGTAACAAAGGAGTACGCACTTGCCTGGAGGGGTAAAAAGCCTCTGTATAAGGCAAATAGAGACATCGCCCTGTCTGAGGTGTCAAAGAAGCTCGGCATGACAAGCAAGCAGCTTGAGAAGGCATTGGAGGAGAAGGGTGTTTTGGTTCTTAAGAAGAAAGAGGAGTTGATGGAAGAAGCCGGAATGCCTTACAAGGTCCCCGTTCCGACCTTCTCAGGAAGGGTCGAGATATACTCCACACTCTTTGCACACTTCAATCATGTCTATGGTGTGGATCCGCACTGGGATCCTATATTGAAGTTCATACCGTTTGAATACAAAAAAGGCGCTGGATTGGATTACAAACCAACGGGTAATGAGTTCTTCTTTGCATTCGGTAAGGTGCCTGAGATGACATACCTGACAACGGCCGACAACCCGCTGTTGCATGCGCTTGTTGAAAGGCATAAAGAGGAGAATTACGGCTTCTGGATGAATCCTAAGGCAGCTGCAAGGCTCGGGCTTAAAGAGGGAGATAAGATAGAGGTTGAAAACACCGTATCTGGTCAGAAGGTAAAATCCTTTGTTCATATAACAGAGGGTATAAGGGAAGATACGGTATATGTAATGAGTGATTTCGGTGTTCAAAACAAGAAGCTTACCTATGCTGCCGGTAAGGGTGTTGATTTAGGTAGGCTTATACCTTATAGATTGGGGCCGGTTACAGCTTCTGCTATGAGCTGTCAGTTTACGGTCAAGATAAGAAAAATATAG
- a CDS encoding aminopeptidase, which translates to MDKERIEEIKKKLAYKSENGWKDESYKSEVFEFAEKYKDFIGRCKTERETVRYVRDEFGRLSKKGDFFIINRGKNIALIRLGDKFGMKLVASHIDTPRIDIKQNPLFEDTEIALFHTHYYGGIKKYQWFNIPLAIHGVVVNSNGDVLEVNIGENDDDPVFVIPDLLPHLSHKIMDDKKVKEAFEAEKMNLIVGSIPLDKQEKETVKLNVLSILNEKYGIVEEDFISAELSIVPAFKPKDVGFDRGLLAAYGHDDRICAFCSKEAFFKSQANSKTIVALMIDKEEIGSDGNTGAKSRFLLDVVVEILKKQGLEPNFEHISEFLKNSEVLSADVNGAVNPMYKEVHEKDNASYLNHGVVLTKFTGHGGKYMANDAHAEFVGKIRRIFNDANVNWQIGELGKVDEGGGGTIAKYLAAWNMDVIDCGPALISMHSPYEIASKSDLFETYKAYKAFFESD; encoded by the coding sequence ATGGATAAGGAAAGAATAGAAGAGATAAAAAAGAAGCTGGCATATAAGAGTGAAAACGGCTGGAAGGATGAATCGTATAAGAGTGAGGTTTTTGAGTTTGCCGAAAAATACAAGGATTTTATAGGAAGGTGCAAAACCGAGAGGGAAACGGTTAGGTATGTAAGGGATGAATTTGGAAGGCTCTCTAAAAAGGGTGATTTCTTTATTATAAACAGGGGTAAGAATATTGCACTGATTAGGCTGGGCGATAAATTCGGGATGAAGCTTGTCGCAAGCCATATAGATACGCCCAGGATAGACATAAAGCAGAATCCGCTCTTTGAGGATACCGAGATCGCCTTATTCCACACCCATTACTATGGCGGTATAAAGAAGTATCAGTGGTTTAACATACCGCTTGCCATACACGGCGTTGTTGTTAATTCAAACGGTGATGTTTTAGAGGTTAACATAGGCGAAAACGATGATGATCCTGTTTTTGTCATACCGGATCTATTGCCCCATCTCTCCCATAAGATTATGGATGATAAAAAGGTAAAGGAGGCCTTTGAGGCCGAGAAGATGAACCTTATAGTCGGCAGCATACCGCTGGATAAACAGGAAAAGGAGACGGTTAAGCTCAATGTTTTAAGCATCCTGAATGAGAAATACGGCATCGTGGAGGAGGATTTTATATCTGCAGAGCTGTCTATAGTGCCGGCCTTTAAGCCCAAGGATGTGGGTTTTGATAGGGGGCTTTTGGCTGCATACGGACATGACGATAGGATATGCGCATTCTGTTCAAAGGAGGCTTTCTTTAAATCCCAAGCCAATTCAAAGACGATTGTTGCCCTTATGATAGATAAAGAGGAGATAGGTTCAGACGGCAACACCGGTGCAAAATCGAGGTTTCTGTTAGATGTTGTGGTTGAAATACTGAAGAAGCAGGGTCTTGAGCCCAATTTTGAGCATATATCGGAGTTTTTGAAGAACTCCGAGGTCTTGAGCGCTGATGTTAACGGCGCTGTTAATCCGATGTATAAAGAGGTTCATGAGAAGGATAATGCAAGCTATCTGAATCACGGCGTTGTGCTAACCAAGTTTACAGGCCACGGTGGCAAATATATGGCAAATGATGCCCATGCAGAATTCGTTGGTAAGATAAGAAGGATATTTAACGATGCCAATGTTAACTGGCAGATTGGCGAGCTTGGGAAGGTGGATGAAGGCGGTGGTGGAACGATAGCAAAATATCTGGCCGCCTGGAATATGGATGTCATCGACTGCGGGCCTGCTTTGATCTCGATGCATTCGCCGTATGAGATAGCCTCAAAGAGCGACCTGTTTGAGACATACAAGGCTTACAAGGCCTTTTTTGAAAGTGATTGA
- a CDS encoding 4Fe-4S dicluster domain-containing protein, whose translation MARYGMVMDVSSCLGCRACMAACSQWNQTPFWAEDFEGKWRTRVTPLEEGKFPEVRKVFFPTICMHCENPPCHSVCPTGATYINKDGIVLIDYDLCLGCGYCIEACPYDARYEYEKEDLEKDEFYFGEDARHHQVHIDKCTFCVDRLEEGLEPSCAATCVGHARIFGDLDDPNSEAAKLVNSGKAKPLGEYMGAKPKVYYIK comes from the coding sequence ATGGCAAGATATGGAATGGTAATGGATGTTAGCTCCTGTCTGGGGTGCAGGGCTTGTATGGCGGCTTGCTCCCAGTGGAATCAGACGCCTTTCTGGGCTGAAGATTTCGAAGGCAAGTGGAGAACGAGGGTGACACCCCTTGAGGAAGGTAAGTTTCCAGAGGTAAGAAAGGTTTTCTTCCCAACGATATGTATGCACTGTGAGAATCCTCCCTGTCATTCCGTCTGTCCAACCGGTGCTACATACATAAACAAGGACGGCATCGTATTGATTGATTACGACCTCTGCTTAGGTTGCGGATACTGTATAGAGGCATGCCCCTATGATGCCAGATATGAGTATGAGAAAGAGGATTTAGAGAAGGATGAGTTCTATTTTGGCGAGGATGCAAGGCACCATCAGGTTCACATAGATAAGTGTACATTCTGCGTCGATAGGCTCGAAGAGGGGTTGGAGCCCAGCTGTGCTGCAACATGCGTGGGCCATGCAAGGATATTCGGTGATCTGGACGATCCAAATTCAGAGGCGGCAAAGCTTGTTAATTCTGGAAAGGCTAAACCTTTGGGCGAGTATATGGGCGCCAAACCGAAGGTTTACTATATAAAGTAA
- the nrfD gene encoding NrfD/PsrC family molybdoenzyme membrane anchor subunit: MDLVQQHTWGWFIAIYLFFGGLGGATMALGILGELRFKMGKWFGIGTAMLGLAILSFGLIWLVLDLIDPFRFLLAFWVKGIGHSWIARGMVIINGAYIFGVLYALAAFYGWETFKKWMGYLAMFCGFGVTTYTGLLLNANVGIPFWHTPALPVLFTVSAFSTGCALLMWVLAALKSHEADHYFHFIEGFDIFLISLELLVIFAYFDFARLGNAAVMKSAQLLLHNPMFTIGFLVMGLIMPLILEAYASTKEHSKGLAVFASLLVLVGGFLLRYLIVWAGVFQYPHGLAG, encoded by the coding sequence ATGGATTTGGTACAACAGCATACATGGGGATGGTTTATCGCCATCTATCTGTTTTTCGGTGGTTTGGGTGGAGCCACTATGGCTTTGGGTATATTGGGTGAATTGAGATTTAAGATGGGCAAATGGTTCGGCATTGGAACTGCAATGCTCGGTCTTGCCATATTGAGCTTCGGTCTTATATGGTTGGTTCTTGACTTGATTGACCCCTTCAGGTTCCTTTTGGCTTTCTGGGTTAAAGGTATAGGCCACTCCTGGATCGCACGCGGTATGGTTATCATTAATGGTGCTTATATCTTCGGTGTTCTTTACGCTCTGGCTGCTTTTTACGGCTGGGAGACATTTAAGAAATGGATGGGTTATCTGGCTATGTTCTGCGGATTCGGCGTTACAACATACACCGGTTTGTTGCTCAATGCCAATGTCGGTATTCCATTCTGGCACACACCGGCTTTACCTGTTCTGTTTACGGTTAGTGCATTCTCCACGGGTTGTGCTTTGCTGATGTGGGTTTTGGCAGCCTTAAAATCCCATGAGGCCGATCACTATTTCCACTTTATAGAGGGATTCGATATATTCCTTATCTCCTTAGAACTGCTTGTAATATTTGCATACTTCGATTTTGCAAGATTGGGCAATGCAGCCGTTATGAAGAGCGCTCAGCTTCTTTTACATAATCCTATGTTTACCATTGGCTTCCTTGTTATGGGTCTTATTATGCCCCTTATTCTTGAGGCTTATGCATCAACAAAGGAGCATTCCAAGGGCTTGGCCGTTTTTGCCTCCCTGCTGGTATTGGTAGGTGGATTCCTTTTGAGGTATCTGATTGTGTGGGCTGGAGTATTCCAGTATCCGCACGGGCTTGCAGGATAG